GGCCAGATCCGAAGAGATGGCGATATCGCAAGCCATTCCGATCTCCTGGCCGCCGGCCACCCTCATTCCGTTAACCCGGCAGATGACCGGCTTCTTGCACATCAGGATGGAATCCACCATGTGGTTGAACAGCTCCATGTACTGCCCGTACTCATCCGGCCTCATGCTGTAATACTCGCTGTATTCCTTGGTGTTTCCACCCGTGCAGAAGGCATAGGGACCGGTGCCGGTGAAAACCACCGCCACGACGCTCCTGTCCAGGGAGGCGTTTTCAAAGCCGGCGATGACGCCCTTTACCATTTCCGTGGTGTAGGAGTTGTACTGCCTGGGGTTGTTCAGGCGGATCCAGGCCGTATAAAGGCCGTCCACTTCCTTCCCCGTCTTGGGATCGACGATAGGTTTCTTCTCATACACGGTGCAGGGAGCTTCCGTTCCCCAGTGCACATCTGTATGGAGCAAGTGATCCTTTTTTCCGTCTTCTCTTGGTACCCATTCCAAACCACCCGTCAATGACATAGTGTTACCTCCTTATTGTTGTTTTCGTTTGATATGTACCTGCCGTTTCCAATCTTCAGGGAAACGACTCTGCACTAGAAATCGGGAGTCAGGACGATCCGTTTCATAGGAGGCGTTTTGTGCGCCTCGGCGAAGGTCTCCGCAATAGTGCTCATGGGTCGGGTCTCCACGAACTCCTCGATATTGATCTTTCCGTTCAGGACCATGTCCAGGACGATCGGGTAGTACTCCGGCAGGCAACCCCAAGTCCCGATGATCTCCGCATCAAAGGCCATGAGCCGACCGATGGCGTATTCCGTCTTGGCCAGACTGAAGCCCACGACGATCAATTTTCCCGTGAAGCTAAGCAGGGTCAGGGCAATCTCCTGCCCCGCCTTGGCCCCTGTAACCTCGAAGATCTTCCATCCCGTGTTGGGCAGGCCGTTCTCCTTACAGATGCCCCTGAATTCCTTTGAAACCGCCTTTGCATCCTTGTCCGTAGAGTTGATCACGAAATCTGCGCCGAACCGGAGGGCCCTGTCCAGCTTCTCCTGGTTGCGGGCGATCCCGATGACCGTCTTTGCCCCCAGTGCCTTGGCGATCTGTCCCATGTACTGGCCCACTCCACCGGTAATCCCGACGACGACCACATTATCCCCGGGCTGAAGATCCGCCCTCTTGGCCGCCTGGTAAGGCGTTGTGGCCGCATCAGCCACGACCGCCAGGTGTGATAAAGGGATGTCTCCCCGGTTCTTCACCTCACATAGATCAATGGAGGGGACGGGGATATGGCTTGAAAAGCCCCCGTAAATCCCAAGGCTGTTACCGGGCATTTTCTGGCTCAGGCAGCGATTGCCCCGCCCTGTCTTACAAAGGATACACTGCCGGCACGGCATCACGGCCGGGATGATCACCTCTTTCCCGATCCAGGCTTCGTCCCCGGCAACCACGGTTCCCGCGATTTCATGGCCCAGGGTGAGGGGGGGTTTGCTCACAGTGGGAACCCCATCATAAAAATATCCCAGGTCCGTATGGCATACGCCGCAACCCGCGACCTCCACCAGAACCTCGCCGGGCTTGAGTTCGGGGACCGGGATCTCTTTCTTCTCCAGTTTACCCGGAGTGGTTTCTTTGGTTTCTCTGTTGTACACCGTAGGCTGTACCATCTGCCATGTCTGGATTTTATCCGGTATTGCTCCCATTTGTACCCTCCTTCGTGCAAAGTTTGTCGTTTGCGTTAGATCATTCCATAGCCGCCGTCCACGCAAAGGAGTTGGCCGGTTATGTAATCGGCGTCATCGGAGCCCAGGAAAACAAAGGCCGGAGCGATGTCTTTGGCTTCTGCAAAGCGCTTGAGAAGAATCCTGTTCATGTAAATTTCCCTGAGCTTTTCATCCGTCCTTATTTTCTCTGTCATGTCCGTGGCGACGATCCCCAATGAAATGACATTGACGCAAATGTTATATCGCGCCAGTTCCCGGGCCATAGACTTGGTCATGCTGATTACCCCGCCCTTGGCCGCACTATAATTTATCTGCCCTACCGTTCCGACGATTCCCGCAACGGAGGTCACGTTGATGATCTTGCCGGCCTTCTTTTCGGACATGTGGCGAGCGGCGGCCTGGCTGCACAGAAAGGCCCCTTTAAGATGAATATCCACCACCTGATCCCATTGCTCTTCCGTCATCTTGAGCATCATGGCGGGCCGGGTGAATCCTGCGTTATTCACCAGGATGTCGAGTCCTCCCAATTGTTCGACGGCAGCCTGCACAAGATTCTCGGCCTCAGCCTTAACGGCCACGTCGGCCTTGACGGCCACAGCATCGCTGCCGATCTGCTTGATTTCGTTGACCACTTCCATTGCCGCCGTTTCATTGGAGGTGTAATTGACCAGCACCTTCGCACCCTCTTTGGCATACCCGATGGCGATGGCCCTTCCGACACCCCGGCTGCTTCCCGTGACCAAAGCTACCTTATTTTTAAGTTTCATACACTTCTCCCCTTCTATCTATAGTCATACCGAGACCTTCTTGAGCTTGAACAAAATCGAACGTTTTTCAAAGGTCTCATACCAAGGATTTTTTCACTGAGTACGACCGTGAGCAGACAAAATGATTACATTATAACTACATTATAGTTATTCGTGAAAGGTAAATAATTCCGGACATGATGTCAAGAAAAATTGGGAGGCAAAAGAAGGCCCGAAGGCCAAGAAACGAGCGGGCTCCAATCGTGGACGGCCTTCATACCGGTGCATAAAATGGAGTTGATAAACCTTGCTGTTTTGCTAATATGCGTCCATCCATAAATGAGAAAATTTGTGCAAGGTCAAGGAAGGCGAAAATTTTAACCGCCCCGTGAGAGATGCCGAGCGGGACAGGCATCCATACAGAGAAAGAAGGGTACATTGTTCACCGATCCCGGACACTCCTTCTTGTTCAAGGCCGCACGGCAGGTCCGTCAATTCTATGCCTCCTTAAGGAAGCAACGTTTTTTCAAGATCTTCGGAGTGACCTGCGCCCTCATCCTTTACGGGGCACTGGCCATCTTTTTTACCGAGCGATTTTACGAAACCAAGGGCGCCGGCGGGCTCTTCGACGCCCTTTACTGGGCCGTCGTGACCATCGCCACCGTCGGCTACGGGGACATCGTCCCAACCACCACTGCAGGGAAGGTGTTCGCCCTTATGATCATCCTGAGCGGACCCGCCCTTCTGTCCCTCGTTACGGCCTCCATCGCTTCAGCGTTTGTAGAAAGGAAGATCAGGGAGGGCAAGGGATTGGAATCCATAAAAGGAAAAGACCATATCGTTATCTGCGGGTGGAATGAACATGCCGAAACTGTCCTGGAAGGATTGATCTTTCAGACCGGAGGGCACCCGCCAAAAATCGTCTTGATCAACGAGCTTTCCCGCGACGAGGTCCAGTCCATTCAATACCGCTATAAAGAACACGACCTGGTCTTTTTGAGGGGCAACTTCGTGAAGGAGGACGTCCTGGCCAGGGCCGACCTCCCGAGGGCTGCAGCAGCGATCGTCCTGGCGGACACCTCGGGGGGGCACTCCCTTGAAAAGGCAGATGAGCGGACTATATTCGCCACCATGGCGATCAAGTCTATGGCCTCCAAGGTAAGAACCTGTGCTGAACTCATCCACGAGGAAAACCGGGAACATCTCTTGCGCGCCAACGTGGATGAGGTGATCGTTCGCGGAGAATCCGCCGGGTCCCTGATCGCAACAGCGGCTTTGTCGCCGGGGGTAGTCGATTCTGTCAGGCTCCTTGTGGAGAACAGGGACGAAAACAGGTTATGGAGAATTCCGCTTCCAGCCAAATACGTAGGCCGTCCAGCGAGTGAATGTACCGGTTTTCTCAGGGGTAAATACCAGGCCCTTCTACTGGCCGTGGTCCGGGAAAAGGAAAAAATCCGGCTGGAGGACATCCTCACAGGGGATTCCACCTTCGTGGACGATTTTATCAGAAGAAAATTCGAGGAGTCGGGGAAGGATTATTTCAGCGGCAAGAAAGACTTTGCCGTTCAACTCAATCCTCCAGACGATTATCTCTTCCACAAAAACGACTGGCTCGTTGTGGTGTCTAAGAAAAGACCTCGCTTATGAATCTGCTCGCTGCACTGAAGGCTTCCACTCTTTTCAAGGGGCTCGAGGACCGGGAGATCGACGAAGTCCTGAAGATCGCCAGGGAAACCAGGTTTCCCAAGGATTCCTTGATCATGGAGGAAGGAGAAGAAGGCGATACCCTATACATGGTCCTGGAGGGGGAACTGGATGTTTCCAAAAGCCTGACCATGAAATTTGGAGATGACGATTTTCGAACAACCGATAAGGTTCTGACCCGGATTAGGCCGCAAGACCACGAAGTGCTTGGCGAGATGGCCCTGATTTGCCGGGACAAGCGATCGGCCTCGGTCATGGCCAGGACGGACTGCCGGTTGATTGAGATCCGCCGGGATGATTTCATAAGACTTGTGGAAGAGAACCCCCGACTCGGGGTCAAGATTCTGCTGAATTTGTCCGAGCTGCTGATCGGACGGCTCAGGCAATCCAGCGAGGACGTCGTCAAGCTGACCACCGCCC
This Deltaproteobacteria bacterium DNA region includes the following protein-coding sequences:
- the had gene encoding 6-hydroxycyclohex-1-ene-1-carbonyl-CoA dehydrogenase → MGAIPDKIQTWQMVQPTVYNRETKETTPGKLEKKEIPVPELKPGEVLVEVAGCGVCHTDLGYFYDGVPTVSKPPLTLGHEIAGTVVAGDEAWIGKEVIIPAVMPCRQCILCKTGRGNRCLSQKMPGNSLGIYGGFSSHIPVPSIDLCEVKNRGDIPLSHLAVVADAATTPYQAAKRADLQPGDNVVVVGITGGVGQYMGQIAKALGAKTVIGIARNQEKLDRALRFGADFVINSTDKDAKAVSKEFRGICKENGLPNTGWKIFEVTGAKAGQEIALTLLSFTGKLIVVGFSLAKTEYAIGRLMAFDAEIIGTWGCLPEYYPIVLDMVLNGKINIEEFVETRPMSTIAETFAEAHKTPPMKRIVLTPDF
- a CDS encoding 3-oxoacyl-ACP reductase FabG encodes the protein MKLKNKVALVTGSSRGVGRAIAIGYAKEGAKVLVNYTSNETAAMEVVNEIKQIGSDAVAVKADVAVKAEAENLVQAAVEQLGGLDILVNNAGFTRPAMMLKMTEEQWDQVVDIHLKGAFLCSQAAARHMSEKKAGKIINVTSVAGIVGTVGQINYSAAKGGVISMTKSMARELARYNICVNVISLGIVATDMTEKIRTDEKLREIYMNRILLKRFAEAKDIAPAFVFLGSDDADYITGQLLCVDGGYGMI
- a CDS encoding NAD-binding protein, which produces MFTDPGHSFLFKAARQVRQFYASLRKQRFFKIFGVTCALILYGALAIFFTERFYETKGAGGLFDALYWAVVTIATVGYGDIVPTTTAGKVFALMIILSGPALLSLVTASIASAFVERKIREGKGLESIKGKDHIVICGWNEHAETVLEGLIFQTGGHPPKIVLINELSRDEVQSIQYRYKEHDLVFLRGNFVKEDVLARADLPRAAAAIVLADTSGGHSLEKADERTIFATMAIKSMASKVRTCAELIHEENREHLLRANVDEVIVRGESAGSLIATAALSPGVVDSVRLLVENRDENRLWRIPLPAKYVGRPASECTGFLRGKYQALLLAVVREKEKIRLEDILTGDSTFVDDFIRRKFEESGKDYFSGKKDFAVQLNPPDDYLFHKNDWLVVVSKKRPRL
- a CDS encoding cyclic nucleotide-binding domain-containing protein, giving the protein MNLLAALKASTLFKGLEDREIDEVLKIARETRFPKDSLIMEEGEEGDTLYMVLEGELDVSKSLTMKFGDDDFRTTDKVLTRIRPQDHEVLGEMALICRDKRSASVMARTDCRLIEIRRDDFIRLVEENPRLGVKILLNLSELLIGRLRQSSEDVVKLTTALSIALSK